One window from the genome of Rhodothermus sp. encodes:
- a CDS encoding DNA-3-methyladenine glycosylase has protein sequence MDLNNIVPLPASFFARPTLEVARDLLGRWLVHEHPSGVRLIGRIVETEAYRQDDPAFHGWRLVDPDTGAVRPEGRAYDLFAAPGTAYVYLNYGMYWLLNVVTEPEGVGGAVLIRAVEPVAGLHFIRARRPSARKPYELTGGPGRLTMAFGIDGGYHRRPLTGPPLYFAAGEPVSEAEVATSPRIGLSRGTDRHWRFFVRGNPYVSPG, from the coding sequence ATGGACCTGAATAATATTGTTCCGCTACCAGCGTCGTTTTTTGCCCGGCCCACGCTGGAAGTTGCTCGTGATCTGCTGGGACGATGGCTGGTGCATGAGCATCCGAGTGGCGTGCGTCTGATAGGGCGCATTGTAGAAACTGAGGCTTATCGGCAGGATGATCCGGCATTTCATGGATGGCGCCTGGTTGATCCAGATACTGGAGCGGTGCGGCCGGAAGGACGGGCGTACGATCTGTTTGCAGCACCGGGTACGGCCTATGTCTATCTGAACTACGGCATGTACTGGTTGCTCAACGTGGTAACCGAGCCCGAAGGCGTAGGTGGCGCGGTACTGATCCGTGCTGTGGAGCCAGTCGCAGGGCTTCACTTTATACGAGCGCGACGTCCCAGCGCCCGGAAGCCTTACGAACTGACCGGGGGACCGGGGCGGTTGACTATGGCTTTTGGCATTGATGGGGGCTACCATCGTCGGCCGTTGACCGGACCACCGCTTTACTTTGCAGCTGGCGAGCCGGTCTCGGAAGCCGAGGTGGCCACGTCGCCCCGGATCGGGCTGTCGCGCGGTACCGATCGCCACTGGCGCTTTTTTGTGCGCGGTAATCCTTACGTGTCGCCGGGCT